In the genome of Pirellulales bacterium, one region contains:
- a CDS encoding DUF1571 domain-containing protein, whose translation MVRYAQLLSLCAAVLIASTAVCGGQATPSAPAQGPICPSPGDLSPRSGEHPLAPLIRWGKAGVAALQRVDAYTCRLAKRERVGGKLSNYQWMSVKVRQNPFSVYAAFANKQERPWQEVVYVEHRDGGKMFVHSDEFRLMGTVSLFPDSDRAMRDNRYPLTEVGVLNLIQRLVEHAENDSKFEDCEVKIFKDAKIESRPCLYIRVTHKARRPEFSFHMARIFIDNELNVPVRYEAYTWPDEPNGKPLLMEEYTYLDFKLNSQFTDRDFDIHNPDYFFPPDFGEPDVDFADVKPVAQLPGTSGKDGSKSGDSAQPLAGVLALAKETMARVNQARDYTCLLSHREQSGAEPGKYENLLLKIRHDPLAVYAFFLGPKTPKGQEAIYKSGPTGQNVVVHSVPGQGRPTVTRQVAADSAELTTSTGEPMNNLGMRSQLARWIAMYEAELPHGEATVKYYPEVEVDQHLATCIEVTHPTARPHFRFERTRWYIDDELKLPVRFEAYGWPASPGGKPPLVEEVNFRNVEINRGYTDEDFDPSNPNYAFGRQGPMVRTTSR comes from the coding sequence ATGGTCAGATACGCCCAGCTGCTCTCACTTTGCGCTGCCGTTTTGATCGCTAGCACTGCTGTCTGCGGCGGACAGGCAACGCCGTCGGCGCCGGCCCAAGGCCCGATTTGTCCGTCGCCTGGCGACCTGAGTCCCCGCTCGGGCGAGCATCCCTTGGCGCCGCTGATTCGCTGGGGCAAAGCCGGTGTGGCGGCGCTACAGCGCGTCGACGCTTACACATGTCGATTGGCCAAGCGCGAACGCGTGGGGGGCAAGCTCAGCAACTATCAATGGATGTCGGTAAAAGTGCGACAAAATCCTTTCAGCGTGTACGCCGCCTTTGCCAATAAGCAAGAGCGGCCCTGGCAAGAAGTCGTTTATGTCGAGCATCGCGACGGCGGCAAGATGTTCGTACACTCGGACGAATTTCGCTTGATGGGCACGGTTTCGCTTTTTCCCGACTCGGATCGCGCGATGCGCGACAATCGCTACCCGCTGACGGAAGTCGGCGTGTTGAACCTCATTCAGCGACTGGTCGAACACGCGGAGAACGATTCCAAGTTCGAGGACTGCGAGGTCAAGATCTTCAAAGATGCCAAGATCGAATCGCGACCGTGCCTCTACATTCGCGTGACTCACAAGGCGCGCCGCCCGGAATTCAGCTTTCACATGGCGCGAATTTTTATCGACAACGAGCTGAATGTGCCTGTGCGCTACGAGGCTTACACCTGGCCGGACGAGCCGAATGGCAAGCCGTTGTTGATGGAGGAGTACACGTACCTCGATTTCAAGCTTAATTCGCAATTCACGGATCGTGACTTCGACATCCACAACCCCGACTACTTCTTCCCGCCCGATTTTGGCGAGCCCGACGTCGACTTTGCCGACGTGAAGCCTGTCGCGCAGCTGCCGGGCACCAGCGGCAAAGACGGATCGAAGTCAGGCGACAGCGCTCAGCCATTGGCCGGCGTATTGGCCTTGGCGAAGGAGACGATGGCGCGAGTTAACCAGGCACGTGATTACACCTGTTTATTGAGTCATCGAGAACAGTCCGGCGCGGAACCTGGTAAGTACGAGAACCTGCTGCTCAAAATTCGGCACGATCCGCTCGCCGTGTATGCCTTCTTCCTGGGCCCCAAAACGCCCAAAGGGCAAGAGGCGATTTACAAAAGTGGACCCACGGGCCAAAACGTCGTCGTGCATTCCGTACCGGGCCAGGGACGTCCCACTGTCACGCGACAGGTGGCCGCCGATAGCGCCGAGTTGACCACGTCGACCGGCGAACCGATGAATAACCTGGGGATGAGATCACAACTGGCCCGCTGGATTGCCATGTACGAGGCCGAACTGCCGCATGGCGAGGCCACGGTGAAATACTATCCCGAGGTCGAAGTTGATCAGCATTTGGCAACGTGTATCGAGGTAACGCATCCCACCGCGCGACCCCATTTTCGCTTTGAGCGGACGCGGTGGTATATCGATGACGAATTGAAACTGCCCGTACGATTCGAGGCTTACGGTTGGCCTGCTTCGCCGGGCGGCAAGCCGCCACTCGTCGAGGAAGTGAATTTTCGCAACGTCGAGATCAATCGCGGTTACACAGACGAGGATTTCGATCCGTCGAATCCTAACTACGCCTTTGGCCGCCAAGGTCCCATGGTGCGCACGACCTCGCGATAG